GACTGGCAGTGGTCGGCGCGCTTCACATACCAGATCATCGAACGGCGCGGGACGGGGGGCGCCGGCTTCCGCACCCTCTACCGGCAGTTCCTGGAGGAAAGCGAGGAACGGTACCCGGGCCTCCGGGAATACCGGCTCTCGCAGGATCTTGCGGGAATCGAGGCCCTCTATCACGACATGGCCACGGGTTTCCGGGCGGTCAGCGACGGGAAGGACCCGGATTTCTCGCCGGTCCGGCCCGTCCTGGAGCGTCTTCTGGAGCGGGAGAACGCGCTGTATCGGAAGATCGTTGCCTCCCTGTGAGGGGCCTCATCATGGAAACGGGCTCTCCGCATCGAGTCCGGAATCCGGCGCTGCCGCACGGGGCATGATGCAGCCGCAGACCCGGCCCATGTAATTCATTGACACCCGGGAATGTTCTTCGTATATTGACCCCGGCTCAACAGACCCATATCCGCTGTGTAATCAACGTTGTCTTTTCTTTACGGTCCCGATCGTCGGCAGGTTGCTGGTATCGTCGTTCCGCAGGGTTGTTCACACGTGCCCGGATGCCGGATTCCCGGAGCCGCGAGCCATGAGGCGCACCGGCCGGTTCATCGCAGGGCGAAGCAGGGATGCACGACCGCCCATTGAACCGCTTCTTGAGAAAAGGGGGGAGAGACATGTCGGACAGTCTGGATGTGATCATCGTCGACGATGACCCGATGGTCTGTAACGTGATCCATGACATGATCCAGTCGTTTTACGTCTGGGGCGACATCCGGGCGTTCACGAACGCCGACGAGGCCTACACCTATTGCCGCCAGAAAAAAGCGGGTGTGGCCATCTTCGTTCTCGACGTCTACATGGGCTCGACGACGGGATTCACGTTCCTGGACGTCATCATCGACAAGTTCCCCATGGCCTATGAAGACACCATCATCATGACGGGCCATGCCAGTGACGATGTCGTGAACATGTGCATCGCCTCCAACATCACCTACCTGATCGAAAAACCCATTCGCGCGTATTCCCTGCAGCTGGCCGTCCGGGCGATCGTGCAGAAATACCTGCGCTTTGCCAAGAGGATTTTGGAGGATCCGGTACTGGCCGAAACCGTTTCCGGCTTCTAGGCGACCTCGAAAAAGCCCGGATGCTGCGTTGTGCTGCATCCCTCGTCGCTGCGGCGTACCTATAGTACGCCTCGCTCCTCGGGATTTGCACGCCTTGCCTGCGGGCTTTTTGGAGATCGCCTGAGCGGGCTGCTGAAAAAGGGCCGTCTGCGGCGTTGCCCTCATCCTTCGCCAATCGACGTACCAGGAGTACGCCTCATGGCTCAGGATATCGGGCGCCTTGTATACGACCCTTTCTACTTCGACCTGCTTTTTTCAGGGTGACGAGAACGTCGGCACCAGGTTGCTGTCGATGACGTAGATGCTGATCTCCCGGGCACCCTGCTCGCAATAGCCGTAGCGGTTCATGAGGTTCTGGATGAGGAAGCGGACCTCGCTCTGGATCCGCCGGTCATACGTCTTGAAGGCATCCGTGCCGTAATCCTTGATGGCCCTCCGGAAATTCTCGTTCTTCAGGAAGGGATCCATGACCTTCTCCTTCAGGTTGTGGATGTACAGCTCCCGCAGGTTGGCGAAGACGGCCGTCGCGGTGATGTCCTTGCCCTCCAGCAGGATCTCCTGCGTGAGCGTCCGGGCGGTGTACTGGTTCTGGATTTCCCTGCGGAACTCCATCCGCTCGTCCTGCGTGGCCTGGGAGCCGAGGATGCGGCGCTCGATCCCGGCAAAGAACTCTTCCGTCAGGTCGATGGTCTCCCCCGTGTAGATGCACCGCTCCGTGCAGCCCGGCTCGAAGTTGACGGCGAACAGGTAGTTCTGGATGTCCCTGGAGATCCGCTCCTCGTTGTAGTCGTAGAGCGACTCCTTGACTTCCTGCAGCACGGCGTAATTGTACGAGCTGACGAGCGAATCCAGGAAGCCCTCGGGGATCGTCACGGAGTGCTCCTTCTGGTGCTGCCGGAAGAAATTGCAGACCATGGCCATGGAGATCAGCGAGCCTTCCTTCGCGTAGGCGGAATAAAAATCGTTGAAGATCTTGATGGAGTCCCTTCCGGAGAACCCCTTTTCCCCTTCCGTTTCCGACTCGGCGATGATGGCCTTCCTCTTCTTGGCGGTGAAGCTCTTCCGGTCTTCCTGGGTCAGCCAGGACGGGATGAAGCCGGCATAGATGTCCATTTTCAGAAGTTGGAGGTTCCGGTCGCAGTAAAGGGAGTACCTCTCCGTGTCGCCGATCCACTCGAGGAGGTTGTCCGACTGCTCTTTCATCCTCGTCGCGATGATGATCTTGGCGAAGTTCTGCAGGACCCTGGGGAGGAACATGGTCGAGATCCGGTCGCCGAAGATGTTCTTGTAGATCTTTACTTCCGTATTGTAATCGAGCACATAGGGGATTTTGATAAAGCTGATCCGGTCGAGGAACGACTGGGTCCCCACGATGTTCACCCGGTCCTCCGGATTCATGAGGGCCAGGAAGAGGGAGTTCACGTTCTCCTCGATCTCCTCCACCTTGTGCACGCCCTCGCTGATGATGCCGTGAAGGTTCGCGAACCGCTCCTTGTTGTGGTCCTTGATATCCATGATGGCATAGATGCCGTTGTTCGTATTCGCGTAGCGGGAATAGATGTACCGGACGCGGTTGCTGTCCTTTAGAATGTTGTTCAACTGGCTCTGGAGCAGCTCGTTGGTGTGGATGCTGGTCTTGGTGATCCGGTCGCCCGGGTTGAAGACGCTGATGCCCTGCCCGAGCCGCCGGTTGAATTCGTACGGCCGGGCGAAGATCATGTCGAAGACCTTCTCGGGCGAGTTGACGATGTCCAGGAGGGCCGTGTAGAGGGACACGCAGATTGTGCACGGGTTGTCCCGGAAGACCCACTCATACTGCTTTTCCGTGAAGAGCTTCTCCTTGAATTCCCGGTCCTGGATCAACTGGTCGTACACCTCTTTCCGGTAGTGCTTCGGAACGAGGATCAGGGGGCTGTCGTGGCTGGGGCACGGCACCTCCAGGAAGTCTTTCATCGGTATGTAGAGGGGGCTTTCCGGGGGGGGCAACTTTGGTTTCAGGGCGGTATCGTCGGCCAGGTGCCTCAACTGCTTCAGGATGGCGGGAGTCTCGTGTCCCGTGATGTCGCCCAGGACTTTCTTGTTCAGCCGCCAGACCGTCTCGAAGATCATCCCCTCGGTTGTCTTTGTGTACTGCTCGAACTTCAGGAGAAGGTTGTTCAGGAACGTGCTCTTGCCGCACCCGTGGGGCCCCTCGAAGATGTAGATCCGGTTCTGCTGGCTTCCGGACCGGAAGGAGGCGAACTGGTTGATCAGGCGATTCGCGAAGAGCTGGTCTGCGAAGAAGGGATGGTCCACGCCGTCGACGAAGAGCTTCGTGCAGTCGTACAGGACGTGGTGGATCGATTCGGGGTCGTCGGGGTATTCGTCGACGCCCTCGCCGACGTAGCTCCGGATCATGTCGTAGAGCATCTGAAAGGTGTTGCGGAAGACCGTGCTCGGATTCCGGGCGGCGAAGGCGACAAATTCCTTCAGCGGCAGGACCTTGCGGCTCTCCCGTTCGGCGATGCGTTCCGACAGGAAGCTGAGGATGTTTTCCTCGGTCGTCATGATCGGCGTCCCCTACATCATAACCCGGGTGAGTTTCCGTTTCTCCATCGTGTAGACGATCTGCCGGAGAACCACCTTCTTCTCCTCCGGCTCGTCCACCGTCGCGGTGGGCATGAAGAAGGGCTGAATGTCGTCATACCCCGACGAGATCTCCGGCTGCTCTTCCGTCGTCTCCAACTGGACGGTTCCCCCCCAGAGATACTCGATCCCCAGCATGGTGTTGGCAATGTATTCCCGGACCAGGGGCCTCCCCTCGTAGACATGGCGGAGATAGAGGAGTCCGTCCTTCGTCTTCTCCTCGTCCACCCGGATGAACGGCGGATGGTAGAGGGTGTCCAGGATCATCTTCCGGTAGTCTTCGGCTTTCCGGCTCTTGACGAAATATTCCCACACCCCCCGCTGGCTGTTGAGTCGGCGTCCGGCGACGAACAGCCGGTTCCGGTTGATGAAATCCTGGTCGATGAAGGTGTGGATGAGGGTGAAGTCGTTGAAGTTCTCCCGCACGTCGAAAACGAAATCACGGCCCTGAGCGGTGTGCCGGTCGAACTCCCGCCGCTGGTGGCTGTCCGTCAGGCGCTGGTATTCGTAGGAGATTTTCCCCTTGTCGGCCATCTCCTCCAGGTACTGGAACAGCCGCATCCCCAGGGCATAGGGGTTGATGCCCACCCTGGGCATGGAGGTCACGCCGGCGTTGACCCGGGCGTAGTTGACCTCGTTTCCCCGGATCCGGTCGTCGGAGAGGAAGAGCTTCTCGTGCCAGTAGCTGGCCCAGCCCTCGTTGAGGATCTTTGTGCGGATCTGCGGCTGGAAATAGAGGGACGTCCGGCGGACGATCTCCATGACGGTCTTCATCCACTGGTTGTCCGCCTGCTGCAGCCAGAGCGCATGCTCCTCCATGTACTGGAGCAGGTCCTGGGCCGGCGCCTTCTTCTCCCGTTTGTGCCGCTCGAACAGGGCGTCGAACTCGGGGTATTTCTTCCTGGTCTCGGTGAAGAAAACCGACTCCGCCATCGGGTCGTAATCCTGGACGGTCCGGTTGTAGCGATCGATTTCCTTCAGGTAATCCGCGGTGCTGACCTTCTGGACGGACTGGAGAAACACGTCGAAGTAATAGTCGATCCGGCTGACGGCCTGCGCCTCCGAGGGGTGACTGATGCGGGACAGCTCCCCGAAATGATCGACGAGATTGTCGATACCCCTGGCGAACTCGATCACGTAGTCGACCCAGCGCCCCTTTTCGGACCGGAGAGCGGCGATGGTGCGCTTGTCGGCGAGGGCCTGGCCGGCGAAGTCCTCGTCCCAGGTGTTCCGGTAGTAGAGGTTGTTCTGGAAACAGTCGATGTGGGCCAGGACATGATAGAAAATCATGACGTTGAGCCAGTCGGGGTTGTTGTCGTTGTAGAAGGAGATGGCCGGACGGGTGTTGATGACCGTTTCGTAGGGATTGGTGGGGTACAGCTCGTACTTGCCCTTTTCCCGGAGCACCTCGACGTCGTGGACCCAGTAGTCGTACATGGTGGGGATCATGTTTTTCGGGCCCAGCTCCAGGAGGTCCCGGTTGGTCACGATGTATTCGAGGCTCTCGTCCTGGAAGCGAAGACCCGCGTCCCGGGCCCTCGCCTTGCAGCCTTTCATGATCTCCTTGGTGTGCTGGCTGATGAGTTCCATTTTCCCGCCCGTATGCGAATCCCCGGGACTGCGCTCAGGTGATGAGCCTCCGGATCCCCTCGATCAGACGCATGTCTCCCGCTTCTTCGTCGATCGTGTCGAGCCGGATTTCCTGGGGGTGCTCCTCCAGGATCTTCGAGTCCCGGATGTACCGCTCCGCCGTCGACATGTTTTCCATGGAGGCCGGGGTGAGGGTGATCCCGATCCGGCTGCAGTACCCGACCATCTTCCGGAGCTGCCGGAGGGCCGTCGTGCCGTCCCGCTCCCAGTCGTCCCCGTCGCTGCCGTGGAAGACATAGATGTTGTAATCCCGGTCCAGGCTGTCGGCCTCGACGATCTCGTTGATCATGCGGAAGGCCGATTCCATCTTTGTTCCCCCGGCAACCTTGAGGCTGTAGTAGGTGTAGAAATCGGGCACCTCCCGCGCGTTCGTGTCGTGGAGGATGAAGCGCGTGACGACCTGTCGCTCGTACTGGAACATGAGCCAGCTGTAGATCAGGACGTGCTGGGCCACGACCAGCTCCGTGGGCTTTCCCCACATCGAGCCGGAGTAGTCCCGGACGAAGAAGACCAGGGCCTGGGACTCCAGGTCCTTTTCCGG
This DNA window, taken from Syntrophales bacterium, encodes the following:
- a CDS encoding response regulator → MSDSLDVIIVDDDPMVCNVIHDMIQSFYVWGDIRAFTNADEAYTYCRQKKAGVAIFVLDVYMGSTTGFTFLDVIIDKFPMAYEDTIIMTGHASDDVVNMCIASNITYLIEKPIRAYSLQLAVRAIVQKYLRFAKRILEDPVLAETVSGF
- a CDS encoding SpoVR family protein, giving the protein MELISQHTKEIMKGCKARARDAGLRFQDESLEYIVTNRDLLELGPKNMIPTMYDYWVHDVEVLREKGKYELYPTNPYETVINTRPAISFYNDNNPDWLNVMIFYHVLAHIDCFQNNLYYRNTWDEDFAGQALADKRTIAALRSEKGRWVDYVIEFARGIDNLVDHFGELSRISHPSEAQAVSRIDYYFDVFLQSVQKVSTADYLKEIDRYNRTVQDYDPMAESVFFTETRKKYPEFDALFERHKREKKAPAQDLLQYMEEHALWLQQADNQWMKTVMEIVRRTSLYFQPQIRTKILNEGWASYWHEKLFLSDDRIRGNEVNYARVNAGVTSMPRVGINPYALGMRLFQYLEEMADKGKISYEYQRLTDSHQRREFDRHTAQGRDFVFDVRENFNDFTLIHTFIDQDFINRNRLFVAGRRLNSQRGVWEYFVKSRKAEDYRKMILDTLYHPPFIRVDEEKTKDGLLYLRHVYEGRPLVREYIANTMLGIEYLWGGTVQLETTEEQPEISSGYDDIQPFFMPTATVDEPEEKKVVLRQIVYTMEKRKLTRVMM